TTATATTAGTACAAAGCTGGTCTTTTGTTGACAGGTGATTTTTTAAATTATATCAATTATGAAGATAATTAGATTCTGAAATTAAAATTTCCTATTAAAAGAAAAAAGGATTAGAAAATGTAGGAGCTGTTTTGTATCTTGGCAAGGTTAAAAAATATTATCTTTTATTGTGTATTAAATTATGAAGCTTTTAGGAAAAACTTGGTTCAGAGCTATAATAAGTCTATTTGCAGGTTCATTAATTATGGAATTTATTAATCTGTCTTCAAGAGACCCTAATCAGCCTATCCCATTCGCTATGATTTTACTCATGGGATTAGTTGTTTATGGTATTCTGACCTTTCTTGTAAAGAAGCTTAATAAACCATAACAACTGCATGAACTTGTGATAGAAACGGCTTAATAATCATACATCATATTATATATTTTTGCCCTTTACTGGGTACTACATAAGTTAATTGTCTCTATTATAATATACTCCATCATATATAAATTTAAAAAAGCAGCCTGAATAATCAAGGTTATTTTTATATGCACCTGATAGTACATATAGAAATAAGACTTCTACATATCATTAACCATGAATGTGAAAAATCGATGATTGGGTTAAAAATCGTGTAAAAATTTATTTGTTAGGTTGTATATAAAAAATAAATACTATTTTTGTCTCCATAAGTAATTGAAATTAAGAATATGAATTTAATATCTATTTCTCACATTGTCAGCCTAGTCGTGGTGGTGCTCATTAGTAAGAACTGATGTGAGAATGGTGTATTAATAATATCGACAAACATATAGAAGCCCTTCTCGCATCAGGCGGGGAGGGCTTTTTTGTAAATAGTGATAAACGATCAGTTAAATATTTCAACACATAAAAATGAAAAATCCATTACGTAGTGCAGCGAGCACACATGGCCGGCGGATGGCCGGAGCGAGGAGCCTCTGGCGTGCCAATGGTATGACACCCGAACAAATGGGGAAGCCCATTATAGCTGTTGTTAATTCATTCACACAGTTTGTCCCCGGTCATGTACACCTTCATGAGATCGGGCAATTTGTAAAAAGTGAAATAGAAAAAATGGGTTGTTTTGCGGCGGAATTCAATACCATTGCGATTGATGACGGGATAGCCATGGGACATGACGGCATGCTTTATTCGTTGCCGTCCCGTGACCTGATCGCCGATAGCGTGGAATATATGTGTAATGCGCACAAGGTGGATGCCATGATCTGCATCAGTAATTGTGATAAAATCACTCCGGGAATGCAGATGGCTGCCATGCGGCTGAACATACCGGCTGTTTTTGTCTCCGGAGGCCCAATGGAAGCGGGTAAGCTCAATGATCATTTTTATGACCTGATCGATGTGATGGTAAAAGCTGCTGATGACAATGTAAGCGATAAAGATGTACAAGCCCTCGAAGTTGCGGCTTGTCCTACATGCGGTTCCTGTTCGGGAATGTTTACAGCGAACTCTATGAATTGTCTCAATGAAGCCATAGGCCTGGCATTACCGGGCAATGGTACTATTGTAGCCACCCATGCCAGACGTAAGCAGTTATTTAAGGATGCAGCCAAACTGATCGTAGATAATGCTTATAAGTATTACCGGGACGGCGATGAAAGTGTTCTTCCGCGTAGTATCGCTTCGCGTGCGGCATTTCTGAATGCCATGACTTTAGATATTGCTATGGGGGGGTCATCCAACACCATATTGCATCTGTTGGCGATAGCACAGGAAGCAGGGGTTGACTTTAAGATGGATGATATTGATGTGCTTTCGAGAAAAACGCCCTGCCTTTGTAAGGTGGCGCCTAATACCCAGAAATACCATATCCAGGATGTCAACCGGGCCGGAGGGATCATTGCGATCATGAGTGAACTGGCCAAAGGCGGACTGATTGATACTTCCGTAAACCGTGCGGACGGACTTACACTGGCAGAAGCCATCCGCCAATATGATATTTTAAGTCCGGAAGTTAAACCTGACGCTTTAACCGGCTATAAAGCCGCTCCGGCTAATCGTTTCAACCTTGAGCTGGGGTCTCAGGATACTTATTATCCTGAATTGGACAAAGACCGTACATCCGGGTGTATCCGGGATATGGCCCATGCATATAGCAAGGATGGAGGATTGGCCGTCCTGAAAGGGAATATTGCGCAGGACGGATGCGTGATAAAGACAGCAGGGGTGGATGAGAACTTATTGTATTTCAAAGGTACAGCCAGGGTCTTTGATTCTCAGGAAGCGGCCTGTGACGGGATATTGGGAGGCAAGGTAGCCGCCGGTGATGTGGTGGTGATTATATACGAAGGGCCGAAAGGAGGACCGGGGATGCAGGAAATGTTATATCCTACTTCATATATCAAGTCCCGTCATCTGGGAAAGGAATGTGCTTTGATCACCGATGGCCGTTTTTCCGTAGGAAC
Above is a window of Bacteroidales bacterium DNA encoding:
- the ilvD gene encoding dihydroxy-acid dehydratase, coding for MKNPLRSAASTHGRRMAGARSLWRANGMTPEQMGKPIIAVVNSFTQFVPGHVHLHEIGQFVKSEIEKMGCFAAEFNTIAIDDGIAMGHDGMLYSLPSRDLIADSVEYMCNAHKVDAMICISNCDKITPGMQMAAMRLNIPAVFVSGGPMEAGKLNDHFYDLIDVMVKAADDNVSDKDVQALEVAACPTCGSCSGMFTANSMNCLNEAIGLALPGNGTIVATHARRKQLFKDAAKLIVDNAYKYYRDGDESVLPRSIASRAAFLNAMTLDIAMGGSSNTILHLLAIAQEAGVDFKMDDIDVLSRKTPCLCKVAPNTQKYHIQDVNRAGGIIAIMSELAKGGLIDTSVNRADGLTLAEAIRQYDILSPEVKPDALTGYKAAPANRFNLELGSQDTYYPELDKDRTSGCIRDMAHAYSKDGGLAVLKGNIAQDGCVIKTAGVDENLLYFKGTARVFDSQEAACDGILGGKVAAGDVVVIIYEGPKGGPGMQEMLYPTSYIKSRHLGKECALITDGRFSVGT